The Streptomyces sp. NBC_00286 nucleotide sequence ATGGTGGTGCCGTGGCGGGCGAACTCGCGTACTTCCTCGCCCGGCGGCATGGGCGTCTTGCCGCCGCCGAGGCGGGTGAGGATCACGGACTGGGCGATCTCGGGGATGGTCAGCTCGCGCCCAGCCAGGGCGGCGACGGCGGAGAAGGCGGAGACGCCGGGGATGATCTCGGTTTCGATGCCGATGCTTTGGCACCGGTCGAGCTGTTCCTGGGTGCCGCCCCAGAGCGCCGGGTCGCCGGAGTGGATGCGGGCCACCTTGAGGCCGTTCGCCGCGGCTCGTTCGTACACGGCGACTACGTCCTCGAGGGACATCGTCGCCGAGTCGAGGATCTCCGCGCCTTCGCGTGCGTGCTCCAGGACCTCCTCCTGCACGAGGCTGGCCGCCCAGATGACGATGTCGGCCTCTGCGATCGCGTTGGCGGCGCGGAAGGTGAGCAGGTCGGCTGCGCCGGGCCCGGCGCCGACGAAGGTCACCTTGGGGGTGGGGGCGTCGGGCATGGGGTGGGTCCTCTCCTACGAGTGGTACGAGTACTGCGAGGGCTGCGTGCGAGGGCTACGAGTGATCAGCGATTTCGGGCGGTCACAGCTTTCCGCCGCGTTTGCCGTGGCGTTGGGCTGGGGCGATGAGGGTGGAGAGGTAGGGCAGGGGAGTGCCGTCCAGGTCGGATGCGGGGCTGATCGACTCTTCGGGGAGGCCCAGTGCCGAACCCCATACCGCGTCATCGAGCCGCCCGGTTTCCCGGAGCGCTGCAGCCACTTCCTCCGCCAGGCGGCCGAACTTGTACGCCACCACCGTTCCCGGGCCGCTCAGCGCGTCCTTCAGGACTGCGGCGCCGGCCGTGACGGGGACCAGCGTGAGCGGCTCGGTGCCCTCGGTCAGTACGGCACCGGAACGGGCCGCGAGGTCCTGCATCGCGGTGATGCCGGGCACCGTTTCGACGGCCGTGCCCGGGGCCAACTCCTCGATGGTCTGCGCGAGATAGGTGAACGTGGAATACACGTTCGGGTCGCCGATGGTCGCGAAGGCGACGGTGGCGTGGGTGCGCAGCAACTCGGCCACCCGCGCACCGGCCGCGTCCCAAGCCGCCTCGCGCCGCCCGCGGTCCGACCGCTCGTTGAGCGCGAACACGACCCGTACGACCTTGTCCTCGGGTACGTAGTGCAGCACGGTGGCCTCGGCGCGCCCGCGCTCGCCCGTCTCCATCACGGGAACGACGACCACGTCCGCCGTGCGGAGAGCATTGACCCCCTTGACCGTCACGAGCTCCGGGTCCCCGGGGCCCACTCCGACTCCGATCAGCCTGCTGCTCATGACGTCCGGCACCTCTCCACGAACCGACGGGCGACGCCGGGTGCGGACGCCCAGTGCGTGTGCACGTAACTCGCGTGCACACCTTGTTGTACGAAACCTTCGACCCGCCGTTGAGGAGCATGGAGCCCCCAGGCGGGAGCGGCCCCCGCGCCCGGCTCGACGACGGTCCGGTGAAACTCGTGCCCGCGCATCCGCGTCCCGGCCGCCGCGAGCACGCTGTCGCTCACAGCCACGGCCTCCCGATACCCGAGGGTCAACCGCTCGTCCATACGGGCAGTCGCGTCCAGCACGCCGCACATCGGCTGACCGTCGAGCTCACGGGAGAGGTAGAGGAGACCGGCGCATTCGGCGGCGACAGGAGCACCACTGAAGGCCAGTTCGGCGATGGCTTTGCGCAGAGGCTCGTTGGCGGACAGCTCGGAGGCATACACCTCCGGGAACCCGCCTCCGATGACCAACCCCGCCGTTCCATCCGGCAGTTGCTCGTCATGGAGCGGGTCGAAGGTCACGACTTCTGCTCCGGCGGCGGCAAGCAGCTCGGCATGCTCGGCGTAAGAGAAGGTGAAGGCGGGCCCGCCGGCGATGGCGACGATGGGGGCCGCCTTCGGCTGGTTCGGGCCTGTTGGCCCGGCCAGTTCATTTGAGCCCAGGCCGACACCACTCAGCCCGTCCGGCGTTTGAGGACGAGGCCGCAAGGCCGACTGACACCCACCCACCCCAGCTACCTCCAGCCCGTCCGGCGTTTGAGGACGAGGCCGTTCAGGCCGATAAGGGGGCCTGGGGGCGGAGCCCCCAGTTTCGGGAAGGGGCGGGGCTGGGGAAATGGCGCCGCAGGCCACCACCTCAGCCGGATCCCACGCCGCACCCGACAACGCAGGCGCACTCCGCGCCAGCGCAAGCAGCGCATCCAGATCGCACCCTTCCCGCACCCGCGACGCCATGACCCCAACCGCCCCAACCGCCTCCCCCCGCCGCTCGGCAACCGGCACCAACCCAAGATGCCGAGCCGGCGTCCCCACCTCCCGATCGCGTTGCAAGACGCCCAGCACAGACACCCCGGCCCCGTCCAACGCTTCCCGCAACATCACCTCATGCCGCTCAGACCCCACCTTGTTGAGAATCACCCCCGCAACCCACACCTCGGGATCCCAGGAAGCAAACCCATGCACCAACGCAGCCACCGACCGAGCCTGCGAAGACGCATCCACAACCAACACCACCGGCGCCCGCAACAACTTCGCCACATGAGCGGTGGACGCCAGCTCCCCCTCCCCGGCGGCCCCGTCGTACAGCCCCATCACACCCTCGACAACCGCGACATCACACCCCCGCGCACCATGCGCGAACAACGGAGCCACCAACTCCGCCCCACACAGATACGCATCGAGATTCCGCCCCACCCGCCCGGCGGCAAGCGCGTGATACCCGGGATCGATGTAGTCGGGCCCCACCTTGTGCGGAGACACGGCAAGCCCCCGCGAGGCGAACGCCGCCATCAGCCCCGTAGCAACAGTGGTCTTGCCGCTGCCCGAAGACGGCGCGGCAATGACCAGCCGAGGAACGGACATCACCACTCGATGCCCCTCTGGCCCTTCTGACCGGCGTCCATCGGATGCTTGACCTTGGACATGTCGGTGACGAGATCGGCGAAGTCGACGAGCTTCTCGGGCGCGTTCCGCCCGGTGATCACGACATGCTGCGCCCCCGGCCGATCCCGAAGCACGGCGATGACTTCATCGACATCGACCCACCCCCAGTGCATGGGGTACGCGAACTCATCGAGGACATACAGCTTGTACGTCTCGGCAGCGAGGTCCCGCTTGACCTGCTCCCACCCTTCGCGGGCCTTCTCCTCGTTGTCCATCTGGGAGTCGCGCTGCACCCAGGACCAGCCCTCACCCATCTTGTGCCAGTCGACGGACCCGCCCTCGCCGGAGGCGCCGAGGACCCTGAGCGCGTTCTCCTCGCCGACCTTCCACTTCGCCGACTTCACGAACTGGAACACCCCGATCGGCCACCCCTGATTCCACGCCCGCAACGCGAGCCCGAAAGCGGCGGTGGACTTGCCCTTGCCGATCCCCGTATGCACGACGACGAGCGGACGATTCCTCCGCTGACGAGTCGTCAACCCGTCATCCGGTACGACACTCGGCTGTCCCTGCGGCATTACGCGGCCCTCCTGCCGTTGCCCCTGCTGCCCTGAACATCCCTGACGAGCCCGGCGATCGAGTCGGCGCGCAGCTCGTCCAAGTTCACTGCGGTAGCGCCGAGTTCACCGGAGAGCTGCCCGGCAAGACCGAGCCGTACCGGCCCCGACTCGCAGTCGACGACGACGGACGCGACCCCATCCGCCGCGAACAACCGCGCCGCGCGACCGGCCAGCGCCACCGGATCAGGCCCACCCGTGGCCCGCCCGTCCGTCACCACGACGACGAGCGCACGCCGCTCGGGATCCCTGAGCCGTTCCACCCGAAGCACCTCATGAGCCCTCAACAGCCCCGCGGCCAGCGGCGTCCGGCCCCCCGTCGGCAACGACTCCAGCCGAGCCGCCGCCGCGTCCACCGACGAAGTCGGCGGCAGCGCAACCTCGGCGTCCTTCCCCCGGAAGGTCACCAGCCCCACCTTGTCCCGCCGCTGATACGCGTCCAGCAGCAGCGACAACACGGCCCCCTTCACGGCACTCATCCGCTGCCGGGCGGCCATGGACCCGGAGGCGTCGACGACGAACAGCACGAGATTGGATTCGCGCCCCTCCCTGGAGGCCTGCCGCAGATCGTCCCGCCGGATCACCAGCCCCGGCCCGGACCGCCCACGCACCCGCTGATGCGGCGCGGCAGCCTGCACCGTCGCCGCCAAGTGCAGCTTCGTGAGCGCACCTTGGGGCCGCCGGGCACCGGTGGTCCGCCCGTGCTCGGTACGCGCCCGGGACCGCCGTCCGGCAGCGCCCTCGCCGAGTCCGGGCACGCTCAGCATCTTTGTACGAAAGGGCTCAGCAGCCCGTACGGGGGACTGCTCACCGCCACCGGGTGCCGCCGACGCCTGCCCGTCGCCCTCGGAGGGCTCGCCCTGCGCCGGAACATCACCGGCAGGCGAGTCATCCCCGTCCGGCCCATCCTGCGGCGGCTGCCCGCCACCGCCGGGCCCGTCCGGATCCGGGTCCTCGTCGCCGGGGTCGCTCTCGCCGCTGAACTCCTCCAGGGTTTCGTCGAGCTTGTCCTCATCAAGTCCCGGCGCATCAAAGGGATTACGCCGCCGACGGTGAGGCAAGGCGAGCAGCGCGGCCTGCCGGACGTCCTCGGCGAGTACGTCGGTACGGCCTGCCCACGCGGCCAGCGCGGTCGCCGTACGCGCCATCACGATGTCGGCTCGCATCCCGTCGACCTCGAAGGCTGCACAGGTCGCCGCGATCTGCCGCAGCGCCCCGTCGCCGA carries:
- the cobM gene encoding precorrin-4 C(11)-methyltransferase; the encoded protein is MPDAPTPKVTFVGAGPGAADLLTFRAANAIAEADIVIWAASLVQEEVLEHAREGAEILDSATMSLEDVVAVYERAAANGLKVARIHSGDPALWGGTQEQLDRCQSIGIETEIIPGVSAFSAVAALAGRELTIPEIAQSVILTRLGGGKTPMPPGEEVREFARHGTTMALFLSAARSGQLVRELLEGGYPTTTPVVVAYQATWPEELIVKCTIGTLEETVKEHKLWKHTLFLVGPALDAHGTRSHLYHPGHFHGFRKADPEARKALRTRGATP
- the cobI gene encoding precorrin-2 C(20)-methyltransferase; the protein is MSSRLIGVGVGPGDPELVTVKGVNALRTADVVVVPVMETGERGRAEATVLHYVPEDKVVRVVFALNERSDRGRREAAWDAAGARVAELLRTHATVAFATIGDPNVYSTFTYLAQTIEELAPGTAVETVPGITAMQDLAARSGAVLTEGTEPLTLVPVTAGAAVLKDALSGPGTVVAYKFGRLAEEVAAALRETGRLDDAVWGSALGLPEESISPASDLDGTPLPYLSTLIAPAQRHGKRGGKL
- a CDS encoding cobyrinate a,c-diamide synthase encodes the protein MSVPRLVIAAPSSGSGKTTVATGLMAAFASRGLAVSPHKVGPDYIDPGYHALAAGRVGRNLDAYLCGAELVAPLFAHGARGCDVAVVEGVMGLYDGAAGEGELASTAHVAKLLRAPVVLVVDASSQARSVAALVHGFASWDPEVWVAGVILNKVGSERHEVMLREALDGAGVSVLGVLQRDREVGTPARHLGLVPVAERRGEAVGAVGVMASRVREGCDLDALLALARSAPALSGAAWDPAEVVACGAISPAPPLPETGGSAPRPPYRPERPRPQTPDGLEVAGVGGCQSALRPRPQTPDGLSGVGLGSNELAGPTGPNQPKAAPIVAIAGGPAFTFSYAEHAELLAAAGAEVVTFDPLHDEQLPDGTAGLVIGGGFPEVYASELSANEPLRKAIAELAFSGAPVAAECAGLLYLSRELDGQPMCGVLDATARMDERLTLGYREAVAVSDSVLAAAGTRMRGHEFHRTVVEPGAGAAPAWGLHAPQRRVEGFVQQGVHASYVHTHWASAPGVARRFVERCRTS
- the cobO gene encoding cob(I)yrinic acid a,c-diamide adenosyltransferase, producing MPQGQPSVVPDDGLTTRQRRNRPLVVVHTGIGKGKSTAAFGLALRAWNQGWPIGVFQFVKSAKWKVGEENALRVLGASGEGGSVDWHKMGEGWSWVQRDSQMDNEEKAREGWEQVKRDLAAETYKLYVLDEFAYPMHWGWVDVDEVIAVLRDRPGAQHVVITGRNAPEKLVDFADLVTDMSKVKHPMDAGQKGQRGIEW
- a CDS encoding putative cobaltochelatase, whose translation is MTMPYPFTAVVGQDDLRLALLLNAVAPNVGGVLVRGEKGTAKSTAVRALAALMPEIEAVPGCRFSCDPANPDPVCPDGPHDPGLATRRHTALVELPVGASEDRLVGALDIERALAEGTKSFEPGLLAAANRGILYVDEVNLLHDHLVDLLLDAAAMGASYVEREGVSVRHAARFLLVGTMNPEEGELRPQLLDRFGLTVEVAASREPDQRVEVVRRRLAYDDDPAGFAARWADEEAAVRARIVAARELLPSVRLGDGALRQIAATCAAFEVDGMRADIVMARTATALAAWAGRTDVLAEDVRQAALLALPHRRRRNPFDAPGLDEDKLDETLEEFSGESDPGDEDPDPDGPGGGGQPPQDGPDGDDSPAGDVPAQGEPSEGDGQASAAPGGGEQSPVRAAEPFRTKMLSVPGLGEGAAGRRSRARTEHGRTTGARRPQGALTKLHLAATVQAAAPHQRVRGRSGPGLVIRRDDLRQASREGRESNLVLFVVDASGSMAARQRMSAVKGAVLSLLLDAYQRRDKVGLVTFRGKDAEVALPPTSSVDAAAARLESLPTGGRTPLAAGLLRAHEVLRVERLRDPERRALVVVVTDGRATGGPDPVALAGRAARLFAADGVASVVVDCESGPVRLGLAGQLSGELGATAVNLDELRADSIAGLVRDVQGSRGNGRRAA